A window of Narcine bancroftii isolate sNarBan1 chromosome 6, sNarBan1.hap1, whole genome shotgun sequence genomic DNA:
agatatagaaagatcCTTTGCTTGGGCAAAAAGGCACAACTTCGAATTGGaaggcgtccacttagaacagagatgtggagaaatttcttcagctagagggtggtaaatctgtggaatttgttgccataggcagctGTGAAAACCAagacattgggtgcatttaaggcagagattgataggttcttgattagccagggtatcaaaggttatggggagaaggccaggaagtggggttgagtgggagaatggatcagactcaatgagctgaatggcctattctaTTTCTCGTGGTCTGCTTCATCCTGCTGGAGAGTTGCTGCGATGTGACTGGTGTACGGTGTGTTGATGGTCATGGCTATGCTAACATGAGCTTTGTGTTGTGCTGACAGGTAGGCAGCCCCACCTCTGTGACGGCCCCTCACAGCTTCTCCAGGACGTCAGTCAGCCCCTCGGACCAGGATATCTGCAGGTAATTCTCGTCCCTTTGGTCCTTGCAGTGGCACCCTTTGTTCGTGGAGCAAATTACCACCTCGGACTCTTGCATCCACTGGGTGGACTGCTCTCCTGACTATAACAGCCCTATGTTCCATACCAGATGGACCTCAGCCTCAGCAGCTTTAAACTATTAAGATTTGGCTCCTAAGCTGGGATGAGAAGTTGGGAGCTGGTCTTTGATAGAAAGCAAGGTTCTCGTTCCCCTTCATCCAGTAGCACATGACGAAAATGGCACCCCTTGAAATAACCTATGATGTTACATCAGTTGAACAATTTCACAGTCGCATCTCAAAAGTAGAAGAAAAACTTGTAGGTTTGTTATAAGAGGTGGAAACAATCCACTGTTGAAAACTACTAATTTTCCGTGGTGTATCGATGGATTCATTGGGATGGGGTAACTAATCCAAAATATCTTTGACCCAAGTGTGCTGCAACCTCTGCTGCTGTGGTTAATCCCTCTGTTAATTCTACAACTTGCCATTAGCTGACCAGAGTAGGCCCCTCTAATTCACTCGCAATGATCATATCTTATAATTCCTTCATTTCACATCTGTAACTGTTTATTCGCGATCACGTGTTGTCAAAAATCAAATAGAAGTTCTGTTACTGTGAGCAGCGGCCCTGCATCTAATTAATTCATCCTATGCTGTTCTCATTTCTTTTCTCCCTGCCCCTCtgcaccctcacatccctccccccattccttctctttgtttgctctcCCTGCATGCAGTTCCGATGCAAACCCTTCTGAACATATACCACCCAGTCCCTTGCAGACTGTTGTTGTCCTGACTGGGCCCAAAATTGGGCCTCCTCTGGTCCACGAAGTCGTTGCTACTCGTGCCTGCTGGGGTGTGCCACAAAGACCGAGGAACCGGGGTTCATTTGGGGAAGACTTGGCCCATCTCCTTTGGCCTGGGAGCCAAACCATGGACGGTGGAGAGGTGAAGCACTCCAGGTCCCTCAATGATGTCCACGCGAGGACTTGTCGCTCGGTGAGCAGTCTGAGCTTTCTCGGTAGGACGTGTTCTGATGGAAAATTAACACCAATCCAGGAGAAAAGCTCGAAAATGAGGAAACAGCATCACATTAAGAAGAGTGAAGACTATTACAAATCATTGAAAAATATCTTAAGTTCTCAGATGCAGCCCTTTGTTTGCGGCCCTCCTGAGAGCCGGGGGTCAAGAGATGGCCTCTGCGTGCTCGAGATAGCCATCGCTGAGGGAGAGCAAAGCAACGGAAGGTCGTACCTGTACAGATTGTTGTTCCCGTCCAGCCTGCGGGGTCCGAAGAGGGTTCCCGACGCCGAGGGGAGAGGTGCCTGCCTGTCTGTTACAAAGATGTCCAGTGACTCCTTCTGCTCCTCTGATGTCGGAGATGACGACGTCTTCGAGGAAGAGCCTGCGGCCGGAGCGCCTGGCTTGGAAATTGCCGAGGAAGATCCCCGAGCTCCTCTTTGCTCTTTTGAAGGCGATAGCGACCTGGAGCTCCCTTTCCTCGCATCTCCGAAATGGTGCCCCTCGCCCCCTCTGTCACCATCCTGGGAAGCCTGCAGGTTGGTTCTTCAGACAATAGCCCATCCCTCCCAccactttcctcccttctcttcaCTGTGATGCCTTGAATTTGAGCCCCTGACTGCATTGCTCCTGCGTAATTTTCCTACAATTCTGCTTCTTAGATGCTTGTTTTTGCAAATGCAGTGAGCCGGATGTTACCACCTGTTAAATGCTGAGATAGAAAGCTGACAACCACATTACTTTTCATTGAAGATGAATTGCATAATGGCTTcagaatgtgctggagaaactcagcaggtcacacggcatCCATGGGGAGTGAACAGTGGTCAAATTCCACTCACAATTCCCatactgacatatctgtccatggccaaaacaaaaaaacctgcagattggaggaataacatctAGTTTTCCgtctggccaccctccaaccagacggcattgacgttgacctccaatttctgtgaaCCCCCTCCCTTGGTCTCACTCTTTCCTCTGACTCTGTTCCTTCAGCTCCCTCCCCtttttcagagagctaccctctcttCCGATCACTTCCACCTTTATCCACCTCTGTCCTATTACCAGTCAGCCTGGGCTCCTccaccctcctccttccccctccttttCATTTCAGGCACCTGACAAAAGGCCCAGAtctaaaacgttggttaccctttcacttcctatggatgctgtgagatgtgctgagtttctccggcacgttGGCATCCTGTACGTAGTAACACTGGGCGTTCCTCAGCAGAAGCAGTGAGAACGCAGCAGTAATGCTTCACACCAAGATGCAGGAGAGTTCCTTGGCACACCAGACCTCACTGAGTCACAGCCTTGCTTGAAATAATTCCTGTGGCAAGGACAAACAGTGTGTGGGGTGAGGAAATCTGGTACCCAGTCCAAAAGCCTGAGTGAATGAAGCTTTGTTCCTGGGAACTTGGATCCCAACAGGGGTGGGTGTGGGTAGGTTGGTCCCTtgttcagtgcatctctcagttGGGTAGATTGGGTTGGGGGCTTTCCTGCGAGAGTGGAGGAAGATTGGAGCAGATCCTTTGACACATTTCCTCCCTGCCACGTACACACTTAGTGGCCCACCTTGGAATCTATGAAACCTACTTCTTTCAAGGGGAGAGTGCTATGCTTGTCTCTTGTGGAAAGGTTAGAAATTGTAATGATGATTTCATCTGAGTCTGAGCCCAGGGACAAGTCTCACTGCATTCTGGTGTTGGGCAGGTGAATTGTGTCCTGAGTGAATCCAGGAAGGATTCCGTCAAAGGACCTTGGGGAAATTCTGGGAGTGCAGGCGGAAGTAATGAAAATTGCAGTACTACATGAGAACATTACAGtatagtacagacccttcagcctacaataatctatataaacctattccacaacaatttaacccttccctacctaATACCATGGCCCCTCTCTTTGTTGCATCCAAGAGTATTTTAAATATCCTCATTGTACCGGCCTCCACCAACACATTCCACGAACCTACTacactgagtttaaaaaaaaaacttacccctgacatctcccctcactttgtacagatgtcctctggtatttgctattgttaccCTGGGGGGGACAAAAAGATGCTGgctacccctcataatcttacacacctctcttaagtcatctctcatcctttgttgcccCAAGGAGAATTCTCAGTTGTAGCTTTGGTCTTGAGTGGAAGACGTTCAACCGTATTGTTTAATGATGGCTACATTTCCACTATAACAACCTACACAGAGTTGTTTCCATGCGATGAAGGTGATGTTCCAAGAAAACGGGGGCAGGGTGGCATTACAGAACTTGAGTGTCCCTGGTGGTGCTCACTGACCTGGgttcatctccccccccccccccccccccccccgacccccccgacccccccccccgctctggTCCTTTTCTTCTTCCCATATCCCAAGGACCTGGTCAATTGACCACTGTACATTACTCCTGGTGTAAGTGAGTGATGGGGGATAGTTAATAACATGTGAGAGAGAATAGGTTGAAGGGAAAGAAGTGGATTAATGGTATGGCTCGAACACCTAGTGTAGCCTCGTTGGGCAGAATGGCCTCCAACATTGTTTGGAGACGTGAGAAGTTGTTTTCCCGGAGCttataaaacacagaaatgctggtcttGCAAAATCCACAAGAGGTGAAGAGATGTTACcaacgttttaggcctgagcccttcctcagggtacgagcaaaaagcaggcaggcacctgaataaaatggctgggggtgtggatggggaaatttaggccaacaggcaaaaggcagtaattggacatggataggaggcatGTGCAatgtttcatgtttcactccatggaGCTTCTGGTGagaatccattgctttagtgaacGCATAGCATACCTGGAGTTTCCCCAGTGAGTATCATGGGCAAACCTGGTGCTAGGATGAAGGAACAGAAAGTTGTGGGACACTTCTTTGAAATGGAatgagtacaggtactccccagcTTACAGCTGTAATTGGGACCGAAAGCTCGGTCATGTCttgaaatggacgcaagtcagaattTGCCTGCTCGTGTGGCATAAATAAGTCTTAAAGAAGacattttttaatcaaaattttcaTCGTCTGAACTCGTTAGTCACCGTCATTTTCAACATCTTGTTAGTTGGCGACCTGGGGACCATAAGCTGGACATGAccctcttgattcctgtgtgcatgcgtgGGTTTTCGATTGGCGCATGCATGAGAGTTAGGTgccctaacaatattgaatttgcgcccttaactcttgcacatgcaCCATCCAAACTCCAATTCGTGAACCCACtacgcatgtgccaactgaagatTTGCGCATGTGTACAGGAACAGGAACCAAGATGGCCGCACCtagcctatggaccccgggacgCTGACTAACagggtaagtatgcacattttggctcttgcgtATCCTGTTagtgtttgtcaaatacaacataaactgcataaattttgtgttttgtcatacttttccaaaaaaaatttggtcgTATGTGTGGCTGGATGCAAGTCACATAGGTTGCAAGCCGGGGAGTGCCTGTATAATGGATGGAAGTGTAACACTCGCCACCTGTACTTGCATTGTTGTCTAAGCTTCTGCCCAGAGTTAGAAAGAGCTTTGCACAGGGAAAATTTATTTGATGTTAGATGAGCTGTTGGGCTTTGATATCAACGGTTTGGGCTGCTGCAGATTGCAATTAATTTGCTTTTCTTTTATTCAGAATATGTCACTGTGAAGGAGATGATGAAGGTCCACTCATTACGCCCTGTCACTGCACTGGGAGTCTCCGCTACGTGCATCAGACCTGCTTGCAGCAGTGGATCAAGAGCTCTGACACCCGGTGCTGCGAGCTCTGCAAATATGAGTTCATCATGGAGACCAAATTAAAACCACTGCAGGAAGTACGTAAAGGTGCGGCGTGGGTCAGAGTAACTGCCTGGCAGTGTGGAATGCCGGCGAGCCTTTGGCAGCGGTGATTAACCGTCGGGAAGAGGGGGCAGAATAGAGTGGAGTGTGCTGATGACACTGCATTGAGTGTAAATCTAGTTGTGCAGACAGATAGTAGATCGGGTAAAGGGAGTGGTCAAGAGTCTGGGAGGAGGAGTCCGTGTGAGgttgtccactttggaaggaaaaatggatgaTAGTCGTATCAAAGTGATTGCTGTGAAAAAGGACtttgtgcttgtgcatgaattgcaaaaggttggtttgcaggctgTCAAGAAGGCCAATGAAATGTTGGCGTTCATCGCTAGAGGGATTGattttaggagcagggaggttatgctgctaCTGTATAAAATACTGGTGAGGATGTGTCTGGACTGCAGACTCTTCTAGAAGTCTCcaaccagctccttggtcttgctgacattgagggagaactTGTTGCACCCAAGCCACAGTAcctcaatctcccttctgtttcGTCATCATTAGGGACCTTGCCTATGTTAATTGGGCCATGCAGGAAAATATCGGTGAAGTTGGAGTGGTGTTGGGCCGTGCAGCGACGGTCCAGCGGTGCCCCAGTGttgggggtgatggtggaggaggtgCGGCCACCAATCCCCGCTCACAGCTCAGATCGGGAGCACGTGCTCAACCCAGGCTAGCTTCATCTCTCACACAGAGAAAGCTCGGGAATTACAATAGCACCTCCTGCATCCACTAATTTGTCCAAAGAGTAAGTGTACAGCGGGAATTAAAATCGAGCCACAAAACCAGTGTAGATGTGGAAGGAGGGCAGGAGTAGGtggccaacccccacccccccccccccaagttcaagtttattgttatacggttgtataagtacaactggatgaaacagcagtttttggtcctcagtgtaaaatcaTGCAAACATGTATATAGAAGCAGCACACATTTGTATGcagtataaataaatattattaaacaaATAGTAGATTCTCAGAGGGATTGTTCGAGTAGTTCAttagttgttcagcagtctcactgcccttgagaagaagctgttcctcagcctggtggtactggctctgatatttcTGTGTCTCtatcccaatgggagtagctggaagatgctctatgctgggtggtggaggtccttaatgattttgtgtgtcctctttagacaatgatcccagtagatcacatcaattgtgggggttggggtggggggtgtgggagagactccagtgatcctctctgccgttcTTGTGCTCTTGTAGATTGAACTTTTCTCTGCAGTAACCTTACCGCATTGTGTTCCAGCCgtccaggatgctcttgatagagctcctgcagaaggttgacgtgatggtggccggtagcctcgcCCGCCTCGGTCTTCTCAGGaattgcagtcactgttgcatcttcctgacaaatgaggcgGTGTGTCCAGGATGGGTCACTACTTCAGTGGACTCtgtggaacttggtgctctctactctctccacaacTGATCAATTAATGTGCAGTGGAgcgtggtcatccctggtcctcctgaagtccacaataatttccttTGTCCTGTCCATGTTGGGATCTGGAGGTAGCTCTAATGTTCGCTGAAGAGGCCATTCCTCTGCCTCGATCCACTCTTCTGCACAGTG
This region includes:
- the marchf8 gene encoding E3 ubiquitin-protein ligase MARCHF8, giving the protein SAASLVHLSVFSSKFLVDCQLNVFVPLPDTAYLFQNEKPLAHSTSRSSNISKVGSPTSVTAPHSFSRTSVSPSDQDICSSDANPSEHIPPSPLQTVVVLTGPKIGPPLVHEVVATRACWGVPQRPRNRGSFGEDLAHLLWPGSQTMDGGEVKHSRSLNDVHARTCRSVSSLSFLGRTCSDGKLTPIQEKSSKMRKQHHIKKSEDYYKSLKNILSSQMQPFVCGPPESRGSRDGLCVLEIAIAEGEQSNGRSYLYRLLFPSSLRGPKRVPDAEGRGACLSVTKMSSDSFCSSDVGDDDVFEEEPAAGAPGLEIAEEDPRAPLCSFEGDSDLELPFLASPKWCPSPPLSPSWEACRICHCEGDDEGPLITPCHCTGSLRYVHQTCLQQWIKSSDTRCCELCKYEFIMETKLKPLQEWEKLQMTARERRKILCSVTFHIIAITCVVWSLYVLIDRTAEEIKQGQTNGILEWPFWTKLVVVAIGFIGGLVFMYVQCKVYIQLWKRLKAYNRVIYVQNCPETSRKSVVEKPPLTEQSCENKGAPAVQHSDINSLHCTEPEDHGMGILNV